In Polyodon spathula isolate WHYD16114869_AA chromosome 23, ASM1765450v1, whole genome shotgun sequence, the DNA window TAgcagtttgaatttatttttgcaaataggtggtaaatgctttgtgaatatggccaaatatgttaaaaccatccttctaaaagtttaccatagtaacagcatagcaaagtttaACAAACCAATATGAAAATGCATAGGTAAGGTATGGTAAATCCTATGCACATTTAcagctactgtaaatattgtacatGCAAGTCATGGTGAACTTCAAATTTTTCTATTTACAGCTGTGCCAGGGGAGACATATTGTgatactgtttatttacatggAATTTTGActtctgtatttttaatattaaattacaatatttGACCTAATAAGAGAACGCAATAGAGAAATACGACACTTTGTATATTACCCACAGTGACACTTTTTATCACATTCTATAAATCATTAAGCAGTACATCTGCATGTAACAATCAAACCATATAGCAGTTTCTTGTGAGTGTTGGGAAAAGTGGGTTATAAATGCAAAAATGTCTTCTGTACAGCTATAATGTACATATACATTGTTACAGAAGGCACTGtccataaaacatatttttggcaAGGTATAAGCAGGTATTAATTTATTAGAAAAATGAATTGGAGAGTGTTGCTATCTAATAGTGGAGAATAGGGCtatcagttaagcctcaaaatagcaatcgattaattgggcacacaaaatataatcggtCAAGTAAGTATCTATGATTGTACCGCCCACATACGTTTTCTCCCCCcgatgtgatttattttaatatcgcTGCAGTCAAGAAAAAGCTTGTGCACAGcaattgaatgcgaggggtaattacgccttggtaacgtcaagagaaaaaaaaaccctccaaaaAAACCACAAtattcgcaacaagcctaaagcaagtttaacatactacagggatgttactaaaatatttattccaaacagattacagtactttagAATGTAGTCTACATAAACCAGacaagtttatgaaaaaaaaaaaatgatatatattttttattctgtgacagctgcagcatcatgcattgcatcttgttaatactgtaccacctaaccttcactatctgtgaaacacataATGCTGAAATCCctgcctataataataataataataataataataataataataataataataaataataataataataatacattgatttacttaccacaacatgcagACCCGCTAAGGGTCAAGCTGATCGTTACTCCAAAATTGTGGTTAACATGACTGAtggtttttaaatcaattttttttaagttcttgaatattgttaaattaattgtatacagttgattttgaaactccaaagaagcgcaaactatatacagtcagtgtTCTTCAATGTGCACATTCTATGCACAGGCTATTTGTCAGGAATActagcctgtcgtcctgctctggattcaaggcttcacacttttttatttttttttatttgtttatatcgAACACAAAAGAGCGTACttccaaagcattttcaaaactgattcgctatTAGggtgggaccagcaaatcagatgctagttaacatgagcaggaaaagaagagcacgcccactgccaAGTAAATAGCAATGTGTTTGGTgcacgttacaaaaatgtaattattgaatcgattatctagtatttatatcgatgtatataatgaggaattgAATTGATCGAAAAAtcgattttttaaatttaattgtaGCAGCTCTAGTGGTGAATGGTGTTACAGAAAGAAAAGATTCCACCAATGTGTCAGTAACATGGGAATCTCTGAGTGTGTTATCTGTTTGTGGTCGCCAAAGCTCAAAGGCGTGTTTCCTCAGGAACGTAGTCAGCTATTCATAATGGCAAGACTGCTTTTAAATATTCTTGTCATTTTTAAGATGGTTGTCTGTTTAAAGGCGCTTAAGCATGGAAGGTACTGTAAATGCAATAAACACTGTCCCCATAGAGTGTATAGTGTTGTCAAATAATGCACACCCAAAGAACTGCTTTATTTACAGCAGTGCCTGCCCTGCAGTGTCCTAGTGTCATTGTAATATTCGTGTTTATAAAGTGCTGAATTACTTGTTCACCATTTTCTGGCCTCTGGCAATCAGTTTTgttctgtaaatacaaaaaaaaccataaTGTTTATATTAAAGGAATGTGTTCATTTAAATCTCTTCAAATGCATGTAGGTTACATCGGACTGTTTCCCAGATCTTTTCCGATACCATATTTTACTCTTACTTTGTAACAGTTAAAGACGGTTGATGAATTAACAGGAGATGCAGGTGCCTGGACAGTTTTGTACTGTATCTAAAGTAAGGTTCTGCAGCGTGCACCACAGCTTTTACTGCCAGGATGTAGTAAAGCTAGTTTTTCTAACTGGTTTTTCCTTTTGATTCTGAAATGTGAGTTTTCAGAATGAAAAACAACCCTTTACTCATTATTGAAGAATATCTACATGTGAtttttcagaatgaaaaaaaacccTTTACTCATTATTGAAGAATATCTACATGTTACTGTATTAACTGGTTGTTTGTTATATATGAGGTAAACAACGGTTAACCATAATGTTTTTGACAGCTGTGGCGTTATACAAGGGCTCTAACCCATTGCAGTTCAGTCGTGCGCATTCTACAAAGGATCTGTGTTACACTTAGTGTAGGTGTTATATTCTGAACAATGTAACACCCTAGAAGGTATTGCCCCTTTTACAATCTGCTTCATTCTCCCCAGGATTCTTGGAGGTCTAATTTCTGCTCATATTCTCCTGACTGATTCCAAGCAGCCATTCGGTAACGTTGGGCTTCAGGACTATGATAATGAGCTTTTACACCTGGCTCACGACCTAGCTGTGAGACTTCTGCCAGCATTTGAGAATACCGGAACAGGAATCCCATACCCTCGGGTAGGCAGGACTTTACTCAATACAGGGTTTGACTTGTAATCACTCCTGTAAGAGATTTGCTTTTGCTGTGTTAATAAAGGTTATAGTTCTCATAGATTTGATACTGTATTATATTGAGTATGAGATAAAaatctatgtatctatttatctaataaacagtatcaaatcTGTTATCGCTATTACCACCACTTTCAAATCTTCATTgcttgtaaaattgtaaatacaattttgtttCAAACCAGGTACCTAATCACAACTTTAAATGTACATGGGCTTTGTGAAAAGTGCATTTGCCCTAGCTAacagtatataacacaatttttgttcctgggtagtaagtgttatttcctaattgcttatgtctcaaaagtatagaaaatggctattattccccacaaactttgcttttgtgaccaggacagtgatatttcaaaatctcactatttccaatgggaaaacgggcaaatgtgtgtcttttcgttcacataaagtcagtaaaaaacaacatatgaatccaaattaacacgtatttatactaaagtaatacaaaaatgactacaaaagatttagaagtgagtagtttttcgagatttacgattatactgtaaatactgactttatgtgaacgaaaagacacacatttgcccgttttcccattggaaatagtgatattttgaaatatcactgtcctggtcacaaaaacaaagtttgtggggaataatagccatttctatacttttgaggcataagcaattaggaaataacacttactacccaggaacaaaaaaaaaaaaaaaaattattgttacacggtgtaatcaaaacCATTTTCTTTAGGATATAGTTTGCTACATTTTTGTATAAACTCACCAATGCGGAACAAGTAAGAAACAGATAGGTAGTTCTAGCCTATTATCTTTCTTTACTTGGCAGTTTTTTTCTTATGTGAAAAACTTTGAGTTTTGACGGACTGTGACCAAACTGCTGTAGAGCAGGGTACATGGTCTTTCTCTACTGAAGGCTGTTTTTTGACCTGCTCTAAGGTAAACCTAAAGAGAGGAGTCCCCCCGGACAGTATCAATGAAACCTGCACTGCCGGAGCTGGGTCGCTCTTGGTGGAGTTTGGGATCCTCAGCCGCTTGGTCGGGGATTCAACCTTTGAATGGGTGGCACGAAGGGCGGTGAAGGCACTCTGGAAACTACGCAGTAATGAGACCGGCTTACTAGGCAAGTCTTATATATTAGCAACAGCAGTTCCACACCAACACATGCTACAGCGTTAACACTGTAAAAGTTTGTGAGTAACACCCGTCCCACCACaaatgtaaattcaaaattagagctatcagtacaATGAGTTAGTTGATTAGCACGACTCTTATCAACAATATTAGAGATTACTATAGACTAAAAATTACGATtgacatgtttaatcacaattctACAGctaaatgcaaaaatgtgtggcatgcaAACACCTCTGTATATCCCCAGTATCTGATATACACAaaaacttatgctaaataatgttaataccaagtttcatgacttGGACAAGTGGTTCACAGGATATATACAGAAATCTGAGAAGTGGGACAATCATAAGTAAGATCACAATATTCCCTTCTCAAAAGGATTTAATTCCTTGCTCGGAATAAAAAAGCTTGCACCATTCAAGTTTCCAAttcttaaattttatttatttctaattgtgtaacatttgcagaaatgctTTTCAATTGTGAAGAAATTCTAGCATCAAAACTTGGGTCTTGTCTCTACTAGTTAACATATTTAGAGACCACTTCTCCAGTTGTGAGTGagaaacacatgtatttctgCAGGTGCACACAGTGGATATAGGTCCCTGTGATTTACACTCATTTTTCTGatgggttttattttatattaagttgTGGTGGGATGACTGTTAGTGACCTGCTTGTTTTGGATTGTAATGCCCTCTTGGTTGATCTGATGCAGGTAATGTGGTGAACATTCAGACGGGCCAGTGGGTTAGCAAGCAGAGCGGTCTGGGAGCAGGAATGGATTCTTTCTATGAGTATCTGCTGAAGTCCTACATCCTTTTCGGAGACGAAGAGGATCACAAGATGTTTAATGCTGCGTATGAGAGTATTCAGAGCCATCTCAGGAGAGGGTACGATGAAGCAAACAGACATTTCATTATCTGCAGAAAGTTCCATTACACTgtcattattttgctgtttttaaccctttgctgcccagtgtccaatatattttttacattctgAAAAAAGGTATTAAATGGGTATGGAAACATACCCTGGGCAGTAAAGTGTTAAAACAAATGCTGCCGATGTAATTGGTGCAATTGCATTGATCTTTATAAACCAGTTTGACAATAACATGTTTTTGGCTGATCATTTGCAGAAGTACTGCTTTGCAAAAATGCAGCTGAAACCAGCATTGTTTTCGGTTTGGCTCTGGTTATGTTTTGAAATTCAGTAGCAGACCTTTTGAAACCGTAGGTACCTGGCTACAGATTTCACTTTAGGCATGGCTGGTTCAAGCTGATTTGACTTTGTCTTTTgcttttgacaatttttttttttttttctgtttttttgtaagcTGTGCCTCATTTATATCTAATGTAAGTAATAATTTCTTGAATTCTGTTTGGACTTCAGACGAGAAGCCTGTAATGAAGGAGAAGGGGATCCACCACTATATGTGAATGTGAACATGTTTAATGGACAGATAATGAACACATGGATAGACTCGCTTCAGGCTTTCTTTCCCGGTCTCCAGGTGCAGTATTTTGGTAATGTAAAAACTAGTTTTGCCAGAGGTAGGCAACCAAGACTCCTATATCTCTTCcagaccttaaaaaaaacaaacaaatacaacaacaaaaaaccacgGTAATAAGGTTCACAGATTCTAAAATAAATGCTATTTCATGACCCTAAGAAAAGTGTTATTGACTTTTGTACTCTTGTTCATACTGTGGGTAGTCTTATTTTCAGTAGGTActgtatttcaagatatttcacaattaaacataacatttattaaagcagaaaaaaatagtgtTGTCACATTGAAAAAGTGTCGAGTTATTCTACAAcaaatgttaattattttaatgctttcttgaaaaaacaattacatgctaaattgtagaatactGGCATTTTTAGTTTATTCCTCTTTTATAGgcattctgttttcaccatcagCAAATTAtctaacaataaaaacataaatacatgtaaaaataacgaGACCCCTTAGATTTGAACTTGAAATACACTGGTCTTTCTCAGGACGGGTAACTCAAATTGAAACCCCTATCTcacaattgtttgtttaattgagtTGCAGGTGTTAAGTGGTGACATTGAAAATGCAATTTGCCTTCATGCCTTTTATTACGCCATTTGGAAACGCTTTGGCGCTCTCCCGGAGAGATATAACTGGCAGCTCCAGGCACCTGATGTCCTGTTTTATCCACTGAGACCTGAACTGGTGGAATCCACATATCTTCTTTACCAGGTATGTTCTTAAAACAAGGGAGAAGTGCACAGGGAATTGCATCTATTAGGAAGAAGCCATATTAAGCAGTAACTTGGCTAGTACCGCTTTAAGTCTTTCTTATGGTTACCTTATTGCATTCCACAGATTCACTTGTTTTTTCTCAGTGTCCAGTCTTGCAGTTGTGTATGTTTATGCTTGTCTAATCTTAAACTTGcctcttttgttttgttcttaataCCCAGGCCACCAAGAACCCTTTCTATCTCCATGTAGGAATGGATATTCTCCAGAGCCTTGAAAAATATACCAAAGTCAGGTTGGTGCTCATGGATACCCTGGAAAAGTCCAGTAATAACCTCTGTACCCAACAGCAGCTGTGCTTTTCTTAACTTTTTATTAGCTTCAATACCATGTTCACATTTTGCTCTCTTTCAAAAGTCCCTGATTGTACAACAGTAAGCAGAAGCCCTCTCCTTTTATGTTGGACTTTGTCGTTCATTATTTCATTAGTTCATTAACTTTAGTTGCTTATCAAGATTATGATTGAACAGCGTTAAAACATTTCTGACTCTAGCTcggttgattttttttatttatttttttttaattcattttccaaTTCAACTGAACTGGATTCTTGTATATAGATACATTTATATTTGGCAATAACATTTTGAATGAAGTTTTAACTACAAATATTTTACATGGGATAAATAACTCCAAATTCTGAATTGGCGTTCAAATGATAAACCGTTTCTCTTGCCACAACAgatttcatctcttattgtttatcccttacttaattaaaaaacaaatctgggAATTCATAATCGGTTACAATCTGACCGGACAAGAATTAGCAAAGTGTTTCTGTGCACTGGTACCATAATGCtagagtttttttatttaatgcagtaAATATTGGTTCTATATAAATTCAAGCTTCAAGAGCACTctgcacttttttattattattattattattattttcttatcttTGCAGCCATTTGGTATCTTCAGTAATAATCTGTATGCAGGGAGACTGCAGTGCTATTATGTAAATCCCTGACAGCCTTTGGCTGATTCTCCAAAGGGCTAGCATCCTCCTGAGCTGTTCCCTTTTTCATAGATGCGGCTACGCCACTCTGCATCATGTTGTGGACAAGTCAAAGGAAGACAGGATGGAGAGTTTCTTTCTCAGCGAGACctgtaaatatttgtttctgGTATGTGCTTTTGTGAAACGTTGtttttttgatattttgaaagttatttcaaaAGCAGTACATCTTAGTACCTATGTTTTAAATATCCATAGTTTTTATATGTTAAATACAAGGTGAGTAATGCAGAACCTAACTCTAGCAAATGCTGGACTGTAGGTAAACATTCTTGGAGTATGAAAGGATTAGGTATAgggtgattgctgtcattaccaataagtcaatgtGGGAGAAAAGTAAAgatatctgaagaccttaggcagaattatttattgtcataaaggtGGAGTACCCCAATTTAAACTATTGTTTCTATGTAAACTTTTGGGTACAACTGTGTATATAATCTCTTAAGAAATCAagagttttttgtgtttgtgtgaccaATAGTTGACCATTGCTAAGAAgttttgtgactttttttgtgGAGACATTGTTTGACAATGtcccacttttttttaaaaattataaaataatatatatatatatatatatatataatatatatatatataggcttatatatatatatatatatatatatataatcgtggaaaccttttcataaaaaaaaacctttggtaTATATGCATGCATGAGTGCGTTTTGCAGTATGTTGCAAGCTTAAAGATTTggcattttaaatggtttctaTTGTTGCTTTTCAGCTGTTTGATGAAGATAACCCTTTGCACAAATC includes these proteins:
- the LOC121298201 gene encoding ER degradation-enhancing alpha-mannosidase-like protein 1; protein product: MQWRSIVIGLLLLRLALNCILWFTFGLGFYQNFHSQKVDLYGDNEKVAFENPSWLNNNLQNGDSKTCSKNVKHTSKNSYLNYFEDGKDEYAQKYNSFPDNLKVKMKDMAKEMFYFGYDNYMKYAFPEDELNPIDCEGRGPDVLNPSNININDVLGNYSLTLIDILDTLVVMGNVSEFHKAVKLVIETVSFDKDSTVQVFEANIRILGGLISAHILLTDSKQPFGNVGLQDYDNELLHLAHDLAVRLLPAFENTGTGIPYPRVNLKRGVPPDSINETCTAGAGSLLVEFGILSRLVGDSTFEWVARRAVKALWKLRSNETGLLGNVVNIQTGQWVSKQSGLGAGMDSFYEYLLKSYILFGDEEDHKMFNAAYESIQSHLRRGREACNEGEGDPPLYVNVNMFNGQIMNTWIDSLQAFFPGLQVLSGDIENAICLHAFYYAIWKRFGALPERYNWQLQAPDVLFYPLRPELVESTYLLYQATKNPFYLHVGMDILQSLEKYTKVRCGYATLHHVVDKSKEDRMESFFLSETCKYLFLLFDEDNPLHKSENKYIFTTEGHVVPIDKRFREKVWKDEGVLANTEKPEVRPANTSTNCNRIPDERRYALPLKSVYMRQIDHMVGLL